A region of the Diceros bicornis minor isolate mBicDic1 chromosome 30, mDicBic1.mat.cur, whole genome shotgun sequence genome:
ggtgcactcacaggtggtctgcactccaggtcccatgcccactcctgccagtcttcagatttggcagaggtgattccaggagctgatctgggcattccacagctccactgccaacaatttctggcgactgaggaaggtatcaggaaggaggaaagggcagtgaagagcacaggagagagactggtgatagcacggatggcagacagacttgctagcgaggcagagaaagtgaggggccaagaaggacctcctgacagcagatgaaatggagcagccacctcagtgaggtctcttggcagcatccctaatatttccttgctttgagatcttgaaattttaaaacataccaatacgtttcttttattaaactctgctgcgtgacatagaaaatatagactgtggtttctttttgaggtgagaggttgagtttcaggtgaggagagaaagatcttcctttttcatgctgttctctcattttcttttactatgcacattatttatttttactttcaagttagcagcgagttatcaacgtcacgagatgattcagtttttcccctcacagtcacagtaaaacctacttaaagtggattattctttttgtgtaatattccaatagattccaaaatattatttcaaaagcacttctatgtctatattctcaaattagatatttacttataagtctccatttttatggtctttgttgcatgctaattcagagttgcatctaaggaaataccagatttccctcagttttttagatccatatgtgttggaagtttgattcatgaagatggacatggcagctgggggatcgtgttattatcaaaagaggccttttcagcatcagtaatctgacaagaacccactgcttgttgggatttaattgtctatttgtggGATCAAGCTTttgctgttggcacttctctttctctttggagggaaagtacagccttcccattctttccattaccaaaccactttcctgggtggctgtgccatgtcaggaagagcctgggatgccgggaaccaggattcatcctcagcttctggctgtcctgagaaggcttccctggcagagtccagcctgtgtgtctgggtgacacttgcagccatcagaaaggaagggatagctcacaagtgccaagcgattcatctagcccttgtcttacagggtgttcccaagggtagaggttcaaaatgccacttggtaaccctttgaaagctgctagtcatggggtgggttctcggtgtgagctcagagcagtgtctattcaccaccagatggggagcatttcagtattttaattggtaaggctgtgttcatgcacatccatggatcatcagttccgtggcattccctgctggacccccccacacccctgtcatacctgatctttcaaagctccaaacagggttcacaccccagcaggtggttgtaatgtaaccacagcacaagactggggaaaaaatcacagacacccaggcttgacacactttaagggctcgggcccaattgccccattttgacgagtttggaacaccaacactgagtgtgtaaactggaggattgtccaagaccatggacctcagaagaacacgggctcagaagtcaccttggacagcaagggacaatgtggggtcactgactggccaggattatggtcccttatcctggcaaagcagagctcactcgggatccatcaggccaagccagggaggaggctgggggccttctagggaatttctgccctaaagggaattgcataaggaaggcaggggtgctgagaatcctagttcacagggagcagtcatgtttatggaacaaggcccaacagtagccttaaaagctgcatcagaaatcgttcctcctggatacaaatcaaacaggaaaaggaattcagagtcctggacaggCATCCCaacaggattcaaatctaggtcaggggtgaatcgggagcccctagaggggtctcaggagggaaagtcctgcctgtctttagtccatctgcaaatgaacttcctcgggtcttgtcctctccacgtgcacgttttgatctttttccattgttttccccacttagagctgatgtaatcccagagattgaactagaaaacaacaagttcctaaaatttggtcaaaagaaacctcaagaagagaagcagaaaacattccctcttcctccagaattaggaaggcagcccctgTCTGTGGCACGACATGTTCCTGCAGagtgctgttttaaagtcactcacatttcagtggttgtttctctgcctgtgaaagtacctccaacctttaaatctcaggagaaggggtggtgggccgtgtctgctcctggaggagctgaatgatactgaaatgaactggtcctcggtgttagggggacttgggagtgtccccactagccagagaaggggctggcccttctcccttctcccacatacaataagctgatgacccggaagagttcttgattcaaggagaaatgtgagactctgtgtctcccttacatgcctacagaaagtgacagaaccacaccacaagttccaggctgtaaagggaacaggactttaatataatattcaaacatggcatttattatttacaacaaataactactgttcctccccaatgggtgcataggtgctgggggatgtcagggagctgagatggggtcgtcccctctctcttgggcttcaggggaccccaggaatcagcttgcaATGCTCCCCTCCCTGTCAGGtgagaggagctggcccggtgcatcgcaagcatcccagctgtgtctccgctgctgaggatggggctgtgataggCCACTGGTACGTGGCTCggtattggggcctgggggctgagtagaagtgtcgggttatcttgggggaCCTCCCTCAGACTCATGGCCaaccaccctgtccccactgcactgggtgctgcagaccctgtgctcagtgctgttagccaccagtaccccatttgtccctgccacgggagcaatcgtttactatcacctagttcacagaggaggaaatggagtctcaggaagctgaagagagtcaccccagtcacaggactgctcagtagtggagctgggatcccagtgccagctatcggacTCCCCAAGAACACGCTTAGCCCAAAgatttactgaacccctaggagtcagtcaccccggcccagacactcactcacccctgaacttgatgatggccggttcttcttggccttgaatattctgctggccaactaggtctggggctctagcaggcaggacaggctgtagctacagtacagagaggcacctctgagcctaccaggagccacacctcaggtgtccccccactgcctgcccagcagctggagtctgggtgtcccagagtttGCCAAGCAATAAGGACTGGGGCTGAGCagagggccacggagacaggctctctggactggccaacatggagagtccacccctgccctcactcaactcctgcacagcctcaactatcattctcgttgagtagctccatgtcctggaatcaggccccaaatcgctcctccggctctggttgtaattctttgcaaccactgggagcagcagcatctccctcatgactcggtattcctgggaccagagggaaggagaggatgcacacagggcttgggtgggggatgatgcaggggccttgtggggggtgaggtgtGGGGCAGGAGACCAGTCCTGGCAACGCACCTTCCCACCAGTTCCATCCAGggtctacctgttctcagaatgggaataatcagcccctcctccaggatattttccttgatgccatcctcccctcaaccaacccgcaaattggatgggtctccctcttctctgttatcgaactcttccactcaatgtaagatacagggggtggaaccagggactgttctgcccagagggtctctgatttccacctccttcacctcccctgcagggagtgccacagctgctcacctcagtccctttcttaaggttgatctcattcccctggaaggtagacaaccagagtccatcagacagaatgccatagcctgactagccccttatgtccaccccttctcatgttgcacgaccgccaggtccccagagggggcggagcatgcagagaaaacaggacttggacctaggccgggctctgggctccagagtaggaggacatggggggaggctgagggacctggcagcacaaccctctctgatgacagatttggaggctgaggcctcaggcagaggggactgctcagcaacttatgtgctgcctgacttggggggggccgactcctctctccctccatgggcagcatgggagttagaggctgagtccagctcagataaaacctcacgcggctgtgccatcaggcagctctgagcttccccagcctggggaaccggaatgggtgtctcaggtggagcctctgttcactcatccttaAGATGGGCctgctgccccagctcccaggggccactgcgaggctcccaggagagatgtgtcaagtgctgagagctcggagcacatttcgggggctcccgcatcccaaggttcaggatcgtggtccttcctgcctggtctcaggttcacccacctcgagataatcaccgaTCGCCAGACAGAGCAtaagcaggtcaccgaggaaagtgccaagataggggacgacaccctgtgacattggggtgcggttgggatgagcccttgctctcaagtcgaccccctgcagaccttcccctgaaaagtccacagccacagcctcctggcccaccccagggttcccacggggagcagcctaggacccttagcagcctcccctcaattcctccttgctttacaccccaagaacaccacactcctcctcctcctctcccagggcaggcttctagcaaatcacagggtatgcagtccctgtccctccccacaacaaacccatcctgcaccagctcttccaggccaccccggtcacttctactgggggattcggacactgtggcaccaagagaaatggccctcctctcttgatttgagaccTCCAGCTGGGAtgcgcagagcccctcccccacaggcacactcacttgctgcttctgctgctgctgctgcttctcctgcactctctgggggttgctctccagggggcaaacgtggaggacCCCTCCtatcagggtcgaggacagtgtcagtgaggccatagtcccctcaccgcatttctctccagcaccactcgcctccgacactggacatctgattCGATTCAACTGGTACCAATtccactccaccctccaaggtcttgtgattccagaacaagtcCAGCTCCAACTCTCTGAGTGTAAGCTTGGGCTTGCGTCCtggactccctgagcctgtttcctcatctggaaagtgtgagaactccagctacctcacaggttctcctgaggactcactgtcgcatgactgtcatcactgttcttgccctcacctctccaggtggagcaggcagaaagctcccacattcttttcctccctcttacctcatcacccccatgtgaggcctgcaccacaccaTCACCAtacttccatttccctgatggggagacagaggcccaaacaggggcagtgagttgctcaggggccacagaggagaggccacttggccctcccagccagagaccctgttccaacatcctcacctaacccccagccccaccactgacaacactcctgtcccctgagctctcgaAGCTTGGTCGTGGGCCGAGCCATGGATAgagaggatgtggtgtcttgggagtctggttgaatggctcctgcctgccccagtcccgtggagtgtctggcccccaggctgggacagaggcaatgccaaactcttctcctccccaaggaacccctcaggatattcccctgcactgaactctttctttatccactcagaaacTGGACCCCCAGGGTGCCACCTCCGATCTACACGGAAGGGGGTGACAGGACGTTTTGCttccccgtttacatgaagctcctaacgtcctttcagcaggatccactaagaatctatcagttgcctagacgctactcataagccacctggggtatatgtcattgccaaccaggcattcaggtgagactcctgtggttgactcgagtgactgttCTAGGCATCCAGGGggggtcccagaatgcacacacatctgtctctggtccagctgttcagatccaaaGATGGGCatcttgtttgtccacctgggccatgggaatacCCTGCTGTGCCCCTCCCTGGAGCAGGCAGtttgccctccccttggagacatggtgaagatagaaggagcagcaggggcctggcttcctgaggacaggtttacactgagggataaacccacccaaccacccaacagcctggaagaagctacatccagcaggatggacgtgcatggaagccagagatctgctgatggcgccagctcagcAACTTGCCCTGGAACagcacagccaacaccactgtgtcccatgaccagggcctcctgcccacaaatggcaccccacctgcccatgagccaaacagatccctaagcttgttaacctggacaagatagatgggaaagttgcagagaaagttcaagtgagaaactatcaaaaccacagcttacCCAGTCACCCTCCCCCTGTGGCCCCTCCTCTCTTtgcagacccccagcctccactccaccttggtcatcagttctctgctcaaggactcgtcttggctatagcgctccttaagtttttcagagctctccctgaggcgaggggaaagagggaaggataaatttagggataatgtgaggggtctgagtgcaaatccttttctttgaaaatctgagagattcaaactgccgggaggagtgctctcactgggctcctctaagggctaaggtctcgtgggactgggagggggttctcctgttggtcactggggtctccattcgccTGCTATAcaaagcagctctcttttgaccactttcagtttcaactgggcatagagttctgttgctataaacacttgaaaatctccaatgtggctcaacccagtacctggcatttagagaaaccgagtcctgaagcagaattggtgcactaaggacaccaggagacttagagacccaccgctgaggcccaggccatgttccaagcatttgctgccacccaggagttcccagctgactgaggggccaatggcagacatacgggagatcccccatccaccctggtcctcctatggagaggggcctacccaccaggaaacttcccctgtgtgttcttcaggtggcatatggaggttttctgcagagcagaggtgacaatgcggggcgaggagaagttcttcaggatcttgcactcctggggaagggaagagaatgagctgtgaggtgggacgctggagccctgcttgctctagcttcagtccccttctatttaaatctcctctcctggatgagacagatgctcagggagccccagaagggcacatttaggatccaaagagtaacactcacagggaggaggattttagctcaacccagggagggagccaggtaggaagcgagcatccccgcactgggacctggagtcaaggtcagcattcacctggcaggaagggcctagggactgtgcaggggcttagaccacacactgcaatcctgggagctgataaaggtggagaggccgttcccaaggctccagagaggagctccactgggcctcccacagcacacctgggccacctggatccagcgctccaccaccctcgccctgtcctgggctgtcatgctcgggtccccgaggcaggtggtgatgacgaggctagccacccttctgaagtggtcgatggtggcccggaCAGTGTGTCCCAGGTGCTCAtggccgggcttgttcctcttgccccaggtggagcccaggcactgagagggcaccaccttccggaagagctcctggggaacagggagagtgtcacccagcattgccacaccccagctctgtgtccacagcccccaaagtcccacaaggggtcacagtttagacctggagctcaggaagctcaggatgtggcctgagccttgtgagagtccctggcttttcttctctgtccaccgagagtACCCAgcagaggatgacccaggacccaatactggcaaggaagggagagggacatttgcatccagcccgtcctggctaactccaagctccagatggtggctcaactcggctcatcccaagggggcatcttccaacaccctgatcccccctctggtcccactccccattctgatgcacattctcccctggcagctgcaaccacgggccttgtctgtctcccttgtagtggactACACATCAGTactaagtcctgaggctgttgagcctcctcagcagacggttgggccaccaggcacctggctgcacacagtgagttcccctccaccagtGATGTGCCAGGTcccacccagctttccatctcttctacctcatggagccggcacagccactctgtgcagcaggtcctgttagtgtccacctctacaatctgcaggtggaaagcaaaggcttaggggttcagaaagttgcccaggttgtatggttggtaaggggtggagccaggatttgggcccagatcataggagactggatgaggtctggggcaacgatggcagagggaagggctACCCCACCCCGcgctgagagcccagctgctcaccgcatccatcacggtcaactgctccaccaccagcttaggagggaaggcagtgatgttgggcttcttctcacgcttcttagccacaggtggagatggacttcccactagagtgatggtccaggtgactacagctcagcagctcccactcctgctgcagccgatgtcggcccttgctccagctccaacactgctgatggaggggacactggctccagtgctagaggaggtgttgtcaacggagctgtagccagctctacctccaccactgcccactgctctgcttctgccgctggctggagctATACAGCTGGCGCTACAgcaggataaagagaaagattcactcacatagctgactttccatgtgtccttctaaacacaggaaagatcccacttcctttccaggaatagccagcctgcagtcccccttagcctctggctctgcctcagtggcctcctaaaCTCACAACAGACAAGGGAAAGAGGGTCACGGGAGCTCAGCTTtgaaccagacaaggttacctgcatgtacatcccttttagcttgaaaaagagacagcccctgactggtcccaccctagttctggtccaaccccatcatctcaaggtcctgagtgtggaggccgtctgctcctgctctcatctcagagcagcactggatggtgtgggtggcctcatgtacttgctccttgtctagtgagttggtggagttgaaaccattgggcagctactcgacgacctcctgagtggagttctgcaaagactgcctgggagctgggccagaaggaatcaggggctgcctgcacactgccactgaggccaacccccaagagaaagtctgctcctcagttcaagcacagagggcatcctggcaaagaactttggtcagggagggaaggaaatgaagcctctagggctcaataacatacaagtagaggagctcaccttctcatgctgccagccatgatctggggtatgaacgtgacagacccaccaggtttccgacacctaacaaccagctcctgcccaggaatggcctgacccagataccctgccttccccactccacacagacacacacaaacacacagtgatgggcctggagtgtggggttgatcaggtgggatcaccgttgtgtcctggcctgcactagccttccctgggctcccccatgttacccttcactgcctcctgtcagacacccagaggcgtcagggatgaggcctgagccaacatcggcaacaatcaaaaagatctctttctgggcttttttgaggccagatcctccaaaagttgggatacaacaacaaaacatttttgcttcttgactgtctccattcaagtgagctggatgagCCTGGTTACCaaagttctaagatctgttgaggtctaggaccaaggagatggggtcatttttcaagattcttttacctgggacccttacctcaatcagatttctccagagctgccccttGAGCCCGggctgatcaccctcctctctcatgtcacttcctgaactgtgcacaaggagcctacacagacCTAGcaacagctccctggaaacctaactcaggtccttgctttgaggagacagagatgaatgcagacctcctttttcttaccagttctgcatcctgggaaagtccctgtgcctctcaggtcctccctagtttccaaacctgcaccatggggatcaggctagaatctacttcctagggacctcacccggtgtatatgagataatatctattacccatgtgggctggtgtcacatgtacctaaggcacaaaattagagatggaagaataacaagaaggggtgacatgtagcacagaacaccactcaaaacaggcctgggttctagcaatgtgatattggaacagtcacttccaacttggcctcattttcaggtcagcatcatgagggggttgaaactaatggaaatttagatactgccaccctgtggcattaaaccattcaattgtttcctgttttatggagaatgagacccaagtgcctcatcttggcctatgaggtgggcagccttcacaatggtacccagtaagccccacccatggcatagccatccccgtggaaccactaagtggttagtaactggcttatgaccataataagagccaaagtgatgggatgtcttgtctaaattttaactacacaagtctctcacttcctcttactccctctctcatgttccatctctctttctcactctgtcgaatccctgtaactgaggaatcaaataccagtgttttggagCTGCCCAATTTGGAGGCCTATAGAAGAGAGAAGCACGgaagtgcccaggccaacagacagaaaggaactcaggctctcagtccaaactgaaccctgaagtctgagagtgaccttgggggctagttctcccccagttgagcctcagttgaggccacagccccaacctgttcaactcactgaggcagaggcacccagctaaaacgtgcctgattgttgatccacacaaattgtgagatagtcaacatttgtagttttgaaatgcaaggttagggacaatgaagtcagagagggaaaggtaactgacacagcctaccaggccctggccctaccttccaccccagctcctgttctctcctcccagcctccctccagctgcactgaccacatttctgacctcctctggccaaattcacttctgcctgtgagcctcttgtcattctggtcccagcaaatatcaccctattgaggcctttcagaccctcctacccagtgacacccaaccctccctcacagccccctgctgtgtttctctacagcacttgctgagaggaacttacccacagctctcagaaacagtgaaaaagatggagaactcaaaggttttgcgggtaccaatgcctgtgtttcccatcccctaagccatcaggtgtctcctttggatcccactactgccaccaaactggtacaaaacaaaataaaactgagtaaattttaaacatcttattggcttcATTCAACatttcatgaatcaggcagcatccagtctagcagagagaaaggagctccaaggagctgtacaaaatgaaaaacttttataggcagaagggagcaggaacaaggaagttacactacacaaaaaagagggttggttattgcaaggttaccttcctttaggggatggcagggctctatcaggaatttgacctacctgctgctcatcaggcgattcccaattgactggtttatgattctattcctgggagggcaaaaagtctaattaaatctcggcttgttgacgtgagacttaggctaagtggctccattagggcctggtgtcttgttttattattttatttatttattttttttgtgagggagatcagccctgagctaacatccgtgctgatcatcctctttttttttgctgaggaagaccagctctgagctaacatctattgccaatcctcctccttttttccttccccaaagccccagtagatagttgtatgtcatagttgcacatccttctagtttctgtatgtggggtgtagtctcagcatggctggagaagcggtgcatcggtcacgcccgggatccgaacccgggccgccagtagtggagcacgcgcacttaaccgcgaagccactgggcctgccctggtgtcttgttttaaacacattacttctgctggtccctgattcCCCCAGTTACAACCCAGCTGCACCTTCattgaccattgttggtcacacacccactgcacctgcctccagtccttccccttcaacaccgtaatctcacacacagctcctcccgacactatcatgacgtctcccaccacacgtcccctataccttccacactgccatcaagatgcttcacaaacaccacaaccatttatgtccaatgggctgagaggtcTAAcagtgcactgggaatcaggagtcccAGGGtgtgtcacttggcctccaatcacctactgtaccccagctgaagggcttaccccgcggagagactcagttgtagccaactccatcgaacaacatctttgccccgggcttccttcaaaatgctccacccactttctgccccaattgctccttgaggggtcattttggggtagccttcgaggccaccttggtgattttgtgctcaggcccagacagctcttggccgacaaacactttaaccataacccctgaaatcatatagcacaggtaaccagtgaatgggtgcaaattattttacctcaagacacctaaggaatatttgacaccaggagcatccacttttgggtttcactgtgggctgatatcacaaggctctcacccagtgagcgtctctcctccccagctctctgAGCAGCTTGCTCCAGGCTGTATTCTGCAACGCactattgtctctctctcagcctgcttccctcaggtcgcaggtcccctgagtttcctgccctgactagctaccaccaacccatagaaacaatgtcagtcctatagcactgggtgttcagttctactgggactgactgactggactgggcacaggtgcggtggccctacccacacaaaatcaggaaactgaggcaactaagaagtatcaacaaccttaacagaacatggacaacaactccataggaaCACATCCTAGCCCCTGAACAAcactctcatgagtctctcgcccaaatggttttagaaaatggcctggccctagactgtctataccggccaaggaaggaggggttggtgcctttcctagaaccacacttgctgagtgtacatcaacagagaagttcaaacctacctccaccaaatggcccaagaggttaaaatattgcataatattacccaaatctttgaatagataccaaaggcccccgagatcactgacctattttcatggctggtctctccaagttggggacaatggaaatggactggattttagactgttgcttgtataatcataggatttgttactatagccctcgtcggatgtttat
Encoded here:
- the LOC131394250 gene encoding ral guanine nucleotide dissociation stimulator-like, with amino-acid sequence MSQGVVPYLGTFLGDLLMLCLAIGDYLEGNEINLKKGTEEYRVMREMLLLPVVAKNYNQSRRSDLGPDSRTWSYSTRMIVEAVQELSEGRGGLSMLASPESLSPWPSAQPQSLLLGKLWDTQTPAAGQAVGGHLRCGSW
- the LOC131394247 gene encoding ral guanine nucleotide dissociation stimulator-like, coding for MESQLLGSPSPPVAKKREKKPNITAFPPKLVVEQLTVMDAIVEVDTNRTCCTEWLCRLHEELFRKVVPSQCLGSTWGKRNKPGHEHLGHTVRATIDHFRRVASLVITTCLGDPSMTAQDRARVVERWIQVAQECKILKNFSSPRIVTSALQKTSICHLKNTQGKFPGGALHVCPPEIIPQRVQEKQQQQQQQQEYRVMREILLLQVASKNYNLEPEDRFGAWFQDMKLLNESESYSLSCQLDPQA